A part of Agromyces protaetiae genomic DNA contains:
- a CDS encoding ABC transporter ATP-binding protein: MITTPPAIEAERLAKTYRTGRGRPPVHALRGLDLVVPAGRVYGLLGPNGAGKSTTTKILTTLSTPTSGTARVGGRDVVADPAGVRALIGYVSQGASCDPLLTAEENLVLAARLRGMSSVDSRDRARRLLAEFGLDDAASRPVGKLSGGMRRRLDVAAALTHRPSVLFLDEPTTGLDPESRAAMWAEIRRLSAEDALTVVLTTHYLEEADRLADELMIIDRGREVVSGSAAALKSTLNGDTLRVELFEPDADAVRAAVEPLRGIRGLVVEVAGPTGALVARVEDASAAIGSVIPALTSAGIAFGAASVSAPTLDDVYLHYVGHTFAAAPPTDDSADPDASGPETSEPASPSEGAAA; encoded by the coding sequence ATGATCACTACGCCTCCGGCCATCGAGGCCGAACGGCTCGCGAAGACCTATCGCACGGGTCGCGGGCGCCCGCCCGTCCACGCACTCCGAGGCCTCGACCTCGTCGTGCCCGCCGGACGCGTCTACGGCCTGCTCGGCCCGAACGGCGCGGGCAAGTCGACGACCACGAAGATCCTCACCACCCTGAGCACACCGACCTCGGGCACCGCCCGGGTCGGCGGCCGCGACGTCGTCGCCGACCCCGCGGGCGTGCGCGCCCTCATCGGCTACGTCTCGCAGGGCGCGAGCTGCGACCCGCTCCTCACGGCCGAAGAGAACCTCGTGCTCGCCGCGCGGCTCCGCGGCATGTCGAGCGTCGACTCCCGCGATCGGGCCCGTCGCCTGCTCGCCGAGTTCGGTCTCGACGACGCGGCGTCGCGCCCGGTCGGCAAGTTGTCGGGCGGCATGCGGCGTCGGCTCGACGTCGCCGCGGCGCTCACCCACCGGCCGTCGGTGCTCTTCCTCGACGAGCCGACCACGGGGCTCGACCCCGAGTCGCGCGCGGCGATGTGGGCCGAGATCCGCCGGCTCTCCGCAGAGGACGCGCTCACGGTCGTCCTCACGACGCACTACCTCGAAGAGGCCGACCGGCTCGCCGACGAGCTCATGATCATCGACCGCGGCCGCGAGGTCGTCTCGGGAAGCGCCGCGGCCCTCAAGTCGACGCTCAATGGCGACACCCTGCGCGTCGAGCTCTTCGAGCCCGATGCCGACGCCGTGCGCGCAGCCGTCGAGCCGCTGCGGGGCATCCGCGGGCTCGTCGTCGAGGTGGCCGGTCCGACCGGCGCGCTCGTCGCGAGGGTCGAGGATGCCTCGGCCGCGATCGGGTCGGTGATCCCGGCGCTGACCTCCGCCGGCATCGCCTTCGGAGCGGCATCCGTCTCCGCGCCGACGCTCGACGACGTCTACCTGCACTACGTGGGCCACACCTTCGCCGCGGCGCCCCCGACCGACGATTCCGCCGACCCCGACGCGTCGGGCCCCGAGACATCCGAGCCCGCCTCTCCCTCCGAAGGAGCCGCAGCATGA
- the rpsT gene encoding 30S ribosomal protein S20, whose product MANIKSQIKRIRTNRKAEERNKAVKSELKTVVRAAREAIAAGDKEKATAAVRVASRKLDKAVSKGVIHQNQAANRKSAIAKQAAAL is encoded by the coding sequence GTGGCAAACATCAAGTCGCAGATCAAGCGCATCCGCACCAACCGCAAGGCCGAAGAACGCAACAAGGCCGTCAAGAGCGAGCTGAAGACCGTCGTGCGCGCCGCGCGCGAGGCCATCGCCGCCGGAGACAAGGAGAAGGCGACCGCCGCCGTCCGCGTCGCGTCGCGCAAGCTCGACAAGGCCGTCTCGAAGGGCGTCATCCACCAGAACCAGGCCGCGAACCGCAAGTCGGCGATCGCGAAGCAGGCTGCCGCGCTCTGA
- a CDS encoding permease prefix domain 1-containing protein, with amino-acid sequence MTAEQIHRLLDEAFADIPYTPETQDLKEEIRANLIARADELESQGVPSAEAARRAVAELGDVRALVEFDAASGEAQQRSRADASGSPAQASSVLFARNRVRPNATFVVRTVIASIVAVGSLASASLSIVGVSLLHGLGAAGAPALWGAILLLVLAALAIGWIVGDALSQETTTNHPMPRGRAVGYGVASALAVLALGLGGIIALGLLPLWSVAIAAVPFVVGIVLFAYLGATQTNRHKAWMVELQRSQNAVPNRFDEDPATAARFGMYTAAIWVTAFVLFVVLGFSVGWVWSWLVFPAAFIVMFLTLARMLFAPPSSR; translated from the coding sequence ATGACCGCCGAACAGATCCATCGACTCCTCGACGAGGCGTTCGCGGACATCCCGTACACGCCCGAGACGCAAGACCTGAAAGAGGAGATCCGCGCCAACCTCATCGCCCGCGCCGACGAACTCGAGTCACAGGGCGTCCCGTCCGCCGAGGCCGCCCGGCGCGCCGTCGCCGAACTCGGCGACGTGCGCGCGCTCGTCGAGTTCGACGCCGCGTCGGGCGAGGCGCAGCAGCGTTCGAGGGCGGATGCCTCGGGGTCGCCCGCTCAGGCCTCGAGCGTCCTCTTCGCCCGCAACCGGGTCCGCCCGAACGCGACCTTCGTCGTGCGCACCGTGATCGCCTCGATCGTCGCCGTCGGCTCGCTCGCGTCGGCGTCGCTGTCGATCGTCGGCGTGTCGTTGCTGCACGGACTCGGCGCGGCGGGCGCGCCCGCCCTCTGGGGCGCGATCCTCCTCCTCGTGCTCGCCGCGCTCGCGATCGGCTGGATCGTCGGCGACGCGCTCTCGCAGGAGACGACGACGAACCACCCCATGCCGCGGGGGCGCGCGGTCGGGTACGGGGTCGCGTCCGCTCTCGCAGTCCTCGCACTCGGACTCGGCGGCATCATCGCGCTCGGGCTCCTGCCGCTCTGGTCGGTCGCGATCGCGGCAGTGCCGTTCGTCGTCGGCATCGTGTTGTTCGCGTATCTCGGAGCGACGCAGACCAACCGTCACAAAGCGTGGATGGTCGAGCTCCAGCGTTCGCAGAACGCGGTGCCGAACCGCTTCGACGAAGACCCCGCGACGGCCGCGCGGTTCGGCATGTACACGGCGGCGATCTGGGTGACCGCGTTCGTCCTCTTCGTCGTGCTGGGATTCTCGGTCGGCTGGGTGTGGTCGTGGCTCGTCTTCCCGGCGGCGTTCATCGTCATGTTCCTGACGCTCGCGCGCATGCTGTTCGCCCCACCAAGTAGCCGGTGA
- the hemW gene encoding radical SAM family heme chaperone HemW, giving the protein MGGPLPLGDPAPADGLLPASVVSGAAERAFGVYVHVPFCRVRCGYCDFNTYTSGELRGAKQSEYADQAIGEIRMSRRVMDASGLPEREASTIFFGGGTPTLLPAADLVAMLGAIRDEFGLAPGAEVTTEANPDSVDADDLVRLAEGGFTRVSIGMQSAVPHVLAALDRTHDPDRVPLVVEWARRAGLEVSLDLIYGTPGESLGDWRRSVDAVVAANPDHVSAYALIVEDGTKLARQIRRGELATPDDDLEADMYELADDAFEAAGYGWYEVSNWARGEEHRSRHNLGYWRGDDWWGVGPGAHSHVGGVRWWNAKHPAAYAERIAAGVSPAVGRETLDEPTRETERVLLQSRIREGIAIPSLHTAGRHAVAELIADGLVDAKAALGGRLTLTRRGRLLADAVVRKLIEG; this is encoded by the coding sequence GTGGGCGGTCCGCTGCCCTTGGGCGACCCGGCTCCCGCCGACGGGCTGCTGCCCGCGTCGGTCGTGTCGGGCGCTGCCGAGCGCGCCTTCGGCGTGTACGTGCACGTGCCGTTCTGCCGCGTGCGGTGCGGGTACTGCGATTTCAACACGTACACGTCAGGCGAGTTGCGCGGCGCGAAGCAGAGCGAGTACGCCGATCAGGCGATCGGCGAGATCCGGATGTCTCGCCGCGTGATGGATGCCTCGGGGCTGCCCGAGCGCGAGGCATCCACGATCTTCTTCGGCGGCGGCACGCCGACGCTGCTTCCGGCCGCCGACCTCGTCGCGATGCTCGGAGCGATCCGCGACGAGTTCGGGCTCGCGCCCGGCGCCGAGGTGACGACCGAGGCGAACCCCGACTCGGTCGACGCCGACGACCTCGTGCGGCTCGCCGAAGGCGGATTCACGCGGGTGTCGATCGGCATGCAGTCGGCCGTCCCGCACGTGCTCGCGGCGCTCGACCGCACGCACGATCCCGACCGCGTGCCGCTCGTCGTCGAGTGGGCCCGGCGAGCGGGCCTCGAGGTGAGCCTCGACCTCATCTACGGCACGCCGGGGGAGTCACTGGGCGATTGGCGGCGCAGCGTCGACGCGGTCGTCGCCGCGAACCCCGATCACGTGAGCGCGTACGCGCTCATCGTCGAGGACGGCACGAAGCTCGCCCGGCAGATCCGCCGCGGCGAGCTCGCGACCCCCGACGACGACCTCGAGGCCGACATGTACGAGCTCGCCGACGACGCATTCGAGGCCGCAGGCTACGGCTGGTACGAGGTGAGCAACTGGGCGCGGGGCGAAGAGCACCGCTCGCGGCACAACCTCGGGTACTGGCGCGGCGACGACTGGTGGGGCGTCGGTCCGGGTGCCCACAGCCACGTCGGCGGGGTGCGCTGGTGGAACGCGAAGCATCCGGCCGCCTACGCCGAGCGCATTGCTGCGGGAGTCTCGCCCGCCGTCGGCCGCGAGACTCTCGACGAGCCGACCCGAGAGACCGAGCGCGTGCTTCTGCAGTCGCGCATCCGCGAGGGTATCGCGATCCCGTCGCTCCACACCGCCGGGCGGCACGCCGTCGCGGAGCTCATCGCCGACGGGCTCGTCGACGCGAAGGCCGCCCTCGGCGGGCGGCTCACGCTCACGCGCCGAGGGCGGCTCCTCGCCGACGCGGTCGTGCGCAAGCTCATCGAAGGCTGA
- a CDS encoding DUF1990 family protein, with the protein MTRRSTFTDQSVTYGAIGATLDADFLRYPPKGFRPAEDTVKLGSGRDRFERAAESLMTWGVQRGAGFEVADVSTGTGAQYTGISYGADGLPLAEQPSSRTEQRYSADGEAYLAAGMTATLVERGRFGKRSLPVLVVYVVDEPQRVGFAYGTAGEGAEHGEESFILEHRDDDSVWLTIRSVLEPAQGFARVLAPLVRHRRRALTQRELRALHPAFPV; encoded by the coding sequence ATGACTCGACGCAGCACGTTCACCGATCAGTCCGTGACCTACGGGGCGATCGGGGCGACCCTCGACGCCGATTTCCTCCGGTACCCGCCGAAGGGCTTCCGCCCCGCCGAAGACACGGTGAAACTCGGCAGCGGGCGCGACCGCTTCGAGCGCGCGGCCGAGTCGCTCATGACGTGGGGCGTCCAGCGCGGCGCGGGCTTCGAGGTCGCGGATGTCTCGACCGGCACGGGAGCGCAGTACACGGGCATCTCCTACGGAGCCGACGGACTTCCGCTCGCCGAGCAGCCGTCGTCGCGTACCGAGCAGCGCTATTCGGCCGACGGCGAGGCGTATCTCGCGGCCGGGATGACGGCGACGCTCGTCGAGCGCGGTCGGTTCGGGAAGCGTTCGCTGCCCGTGCTCGTCGTCTACGTCGTCGACGAACCGCAGCGCGTCGGGTTCGCGTACGGCACGGCCGGCGAGGGCGCCGAGCACGGCGAGGAGTCGTTCATCCTCGAGCACCGAGACGACGATTCGGTGTGGCTCACGATCCGGTCGGTGCTCGAGCCTGCGCAGGGTTTCGCGCGCGTGCTCGCCCCACTCGTGCGGCATCGCCGCCGGGCATTGACGCAGCGCGAGCTGCGGGCGCTGCACCCGGCGTTCCCGGTCTGA
- a CDS encoding ABC transporter permease, giving the protein MSTVIAPSTPVRTPASGPAGWFTQTGQVFRRWIVVTVRQAWGPVMSLLQPIIWILLFGQVFASIGALPAFGGEGYLAYLVPGVLMMTVLYSGAWAGTGYIDDMGSGVMDQLLTAPISRSAIVTGQLLQQLLVNLVQSAIVLGIGFLGGARYPGGFGGILLALLAATLLASAFCSMSTAVALRTRNQVALIGLSQIVVLPATFLSTTMMPASLLPDWIAGIATWNPLTWAVEVGRAGLAGAGDAMLVWGRLGLLAAFASLAFAWAVASLRSYRRSI; this is encoded by the coding sequence ATGAGCACCGTCATCGCACCGAGCACACCCGTCCGCACCCCGGCCTCCGGCCCTGCCGGCTGGTTCACCCAGACCGGCCAGGTCTTCCGCCGCTGGATCGTCGTCACGGTCCGTCAAGCGTGGGGGCCGGTGATGTCGCTCCTGCAGCCGATCATCTGGATCCTCCTGTTCGGGCAGGTGTTCGCGTCGATCGGGGCGCTGCCCGCCTTCGGCGGCGAGGGCTACCTCGCCTACCTCGTGCCGGGCGTCCTCATGATGACCGTGCTCTATTCGGGCGCGTGGGCCGGCACCGGCTACATCGACGACATGGGCTCGGGCGTCATGGACCAGCTGCTCACGGCGCCGATCTCGCGGTCGGCGATCGTCACGGGGCAGCTCTTGCAACAACTCCTCGTGAACCTCGTGCAGTCGGCGATCGTGCTCGGGATCGGCTTCCTCGGCGGTGCCCGCTACCCGGGCGGCTTCGGCGGCATTCTGCTCGCTCTCCTGGCCGCAACGCTGCTCGCGAGCGCGTTCTGCTCGATGTCGACCGCCGTCGCCTTGCGGACCCGCAACCAGGTCGCCCTCATCGGTCTCTCGCAGATCGTCGTGCTGCCCGCGACGTTCCTCTCGACGACGATGATGCCCGCGAGCCTGCTGCCCGACTGGATCGCCGGCATCGCGACGTGGAACCCGCTCACCTGGGCCGTCGAGGTGGGCCGCGCCGGGCTCGCGGGCGCGGGCGACGCGATGCTCGTGTGGGGCCGGCTCGGACTGCTCGCGGCATTCGCTTCACTCGCGTTCGCCTGGGCGGTCGCGTCGCTACGAAGCTACCGGCGGTCGATCTGA
- a CDS encoding alpha/beta fold hydrolase, whose translation MSRARVVLVHGIRTSATMWRNQLLPLAAHDIDARPIDLPAHGSRMGEPFSLETAFEAVDAALAPDGVDDGVPRVLVGLSLGGYLSIAYAADHPERIDGLVAASCGTRPRGPALGGYQRLAAAIKRLPDRGRALNDGMARLFLSPEAVADVVAGGVALDVMSDAIGAVATVDEEAAVGRIDCPIWFVNGRFDHFRLEERRMLRAARDGRLIVVPGASHLVSLSRPEAFTAAILGAVAEVERRRRLVPRASAA comes from the coding sequence ATGTCTCGAGCGAGAGTCGTGCTCGTGCACGGCATCAGAACCTCGGCGACGATGTGGCGCAATCAGTTGCTGCCGCTCGCCGCGCACGACATCGACGCGCGCCCGATCGATCTGCCCGCGCACGGGTCCCGCATGGGCGAGCCGTTCTCGCTCGAGACCGCGTTCGAGGCCGTCGACGCCGCGCTCGCGCCCGATGGCGTCGACGATGGGGTCCCACGCGTGCTCGTCGGACTGAGCCTCGGCGGCTACTTGTCGATCGCGTATGCGGCCGACCACCCCGAGCGCATCGACGGCCTCGTCGCCGCGTCGTGCGGAACGCGCCCCCGAGGACCCGCCCTCGGCGGCTACCAGCGGCTCGCGGCGGCCATCAAACGCCTGCCCGATCGCGGACGCGCCCTGAACGACGGCATGGCTCGTCTCTTCCTCTCCCCCGAGGCCGTCGCCGACGTCGTCGCGGGCGGCGTCGCCCTCGACGTCATGTCCGACGCGATCGGTGCCGTCGCGACGGTCGACGAAGAGGCCGCGGTCGGACGCATCGACTGCCCGATCTGGTTCGTCAACGGCCGGTTCGACCACTTCCGCCTCGAAGAGCGGCGGATGCTCCGGGCCGCCCGCGACGGTCGGCTCATCGTGGTTCCGGGCGCATCCCACCTTGTGAGCCTGTCGCGGCCCGAAGCATTCACGGCGGCGATCCTCGGGGCGGTCGCCGAAGTCGAGCGACGGCGGCGCCTCGTGCCGCGCGCATCCGCCGCCTGA
- a CDS encoding ComEC/Rec2 family competence protein: MSTARGRDLRLLLPAAVAWAAGWLAVGAPDAGIGAWVPAVALWAAAAVMCAVVVRAVLVARRRGPAARVAVVAAVAATLLVASAAGASVAHSTAVGLDRRGASTLASAAAEHRTVAVVVKLTSAPRKVAVSPSMPWLAGESRVRFEALVVSIDGRDGGSVPVQVTAEASEGLAFGAHAAFRASVGAGASADSAAFRLRPVDPLAVSPPPPWLAWAATLRAGFADAAERLGGDGGALVPGLAIGDTSAVGAELDASMKASSLSHLTAVSGANCAIVTALAFALAAACGLPRFARVAIALLALAAFVVLVTPEASVVRAAAMGVVVLVATASGRQGGGIAALSIAIIALLVGDPWLARDYGFALSVCATAGLLLLAGPLGAKLARFMPGSLALVLAVPIAAQLACQPVLIMLNPGVAVYGVVANLLAAPAAPVGTMVGLVGCLVLPVLPSVGFAALQIAWLPASWIALVAHGTAGLPGATAGWVPGAIGALLLAAVTGTGVWLLFARRRPFVGVLAASIMLIVAIAGPLGASVGAPALVRAAMPDDWDVAQCDIGQGDAVLVRDADAVALIDTGPDPAALARCLGLLGIDRIDLLVLTHWDADHVGGVAAVAGMVGTVLHGPLDGGRSSRPLDRLVESGAVVHEVATGAHGTLGDAAWRVLWPEPGAEPGNPASVVLEVHAGEWTGLFLGDLGEDAQRSMLARERPGRVDLVKVAHHGSADQYPDLYARLAADVGLVGVGADNGYGHPTSKALGMLAAAGTTAIRSDLDGTALLTRDEGVWRLWTERGDASGVAAGGEASLGSASAAARRLDAGGGRTETGWRQHAERRRRKARRPSRSSRGTRCVQRPSCSCRAPKTSSPTVP; this comes from the coding sequence GTGAGCACCGCGCGAGGGCGCGATCTCCGGCTGCTGCTTCCGGCGGCGGTCGCATGGGCGGCCGGATGGCTCGCGGTCGGCGCACCCGACGCGGGAATCGGCGCGTGGGTGCCGGCGGTCGCGCTGTGGGCGGCCGCGGCGGTGATGTGCGCGGTCGTCGTACGGGCGGTCCTCGTCGCCCGACGGCGAGGACCGGCGGCACGGGTCGCAGTGGTCGCAGCCGTCGCCGCGACACTGCTCGTCGCGTCGGCGGCGGGCGCCTCGGTCGCGCACTCGACCGCGGTCGGACTCGATCGTCGTGGAGCATCCACACTCGCGTCGGCGGCGGCCGAGCACCGCACGGTCGCCGTCGTCGTCAAACTCACGAGCGCTCCGCGCAAGGTCGCCGTGAGTCCGTCGATGCCGTGGCTCGCGGGCGAATCGCGCGTGCGGTTCGAGGCTCTCGTGGTCTCGATCGATGGGAGAGACGGCGGGAGTGTGCCGGTGCAAGTGACGGCCGAGGCATCCGAGGGGCTGGCGTTCGGGGCGCACGCGGCGTTTCGGGCGAGCGTGGGCGCGGGCGCGTCGGCCGATTCCGCCGCGTTCCGACTGCGACCGGTCGATCCGCTTGCGGTTTCGCCGCCGCCGCCGTGGCTCGCGTGGGCTGCGACCTTGCGCGCAGGGTTCGCGGATGCCGCAGAACGCCTCGGCGGCGACGGCGGAGCACTCGTCCCGGGCCTGGCGATCGGCGACACGAGTGCGGTCGGCGCCGAGCTCGACGCATCCATGAAAGCCTCCTCGCTCAGCCACCTGACGGCTGTGTCGGGGGCGAACTGCGCGATCGTGACGGCGCTCGCCTTCGCGCTCGCGGCCGCCTGCGGCCTCCCGCGGTTCGCGCGCGTCGCGATCGCACTCCTCGCCCTCGCAGCCTTCGTCGTGCTCGTGACACCCGAGGCGAGCGTCGTGCGCGCGGCGGCGATGGGGGTAGTCGTGCTCGTCGCGACGGCGTCGGGGCGGCAGGGCGGTGGGATCGCGGCGCTCTCGATCGCGATCATCGCGCTGCTCGTCGGCGATCCGTGGCTCGCACGCGACTACGGGTTCGCGCTCTCGGTGTGCGCGACGGCGGGGCTCCTGCTCCTCGCCGGTCCGCTCGGCGCGAAGCTCGCGCGGTTCATGCCGGGATCGCTCGCGCTCGTGCTCGCGGTGCCGATCGCAGCCCAACTCGCGTGTCAGCCCGTGCTCATCATGCTGAACCCCGGCGTCGCCGTGTACGGCGTCGTCGCGAATCTGCTGGCGGCGCCCGCAGCTCCCGTCGGTACGATGGTCGGCCTCGTCGGATGCCTCGTCCTGCCCGTGCTGCCGTCGGTCGGGTTCGCCGCCCTGCAGATCGCGTGGCTGCCGGCCTCGTGGATCGCGCTCGTCGCGCACGGCACCGCGGGACTCCCCGGCGCGACGGCGGGGTGGGTGCCGGGAGCGATCGGCGCACTGCTCCTCGCGGCGGTGACGGGCACGGGCGTGTGGCTCCTGTTCGCACGCCGCCGACCGTTCGTCGGCGTGCTCGCGGCGAGCATCATGCTCATCGTCGCCATCGCAGGACCACTCGGTGCGTCCGTCGGCGCGCCCGCGCTCGTGCGCGCGGCGATGCCCGATGACTGGGATGTCGCCCAGTGCGACATCGGGCAGGGCGACGCCGTGCTCGTGCGCGATGCCGACGCCGTGGCGCTCATCGATACCGGGCCCGATCCGGCGGCGCTCGCCCGGTGCCTCGGCCTCCTCGGGATCGATCGGATCGACCTGCTCGTCCTCACCCACTGGGACGCCGACCACGTCGGCGGCGTCGCCGCGGTCGCAGGGATGGTGGGCACGGTGCTCCACGGACCGCTCGACGGCGGGCGGTCGAGCAGGCCGCTCGACAGGCTGGTCGAGTCGGGAGCCGTCGTGCACGAAGTCGCGACGGGTGCGCACGGAACGCTCGGGGATGCCGCATGGCGTGTGCTCTGGCCGGAGCCCGGCGCCGAGCCGGGGAACCCCGCGAGCGTCGTCCTCGAGGTGCACGCGGGGGAGTGGACGGGACTCTTCCTCGGCGACCTCGGCGAAGACGCCCAACGGAGCATGCTCGCGCGCGAGCGGCCGGGCCGGGTGGATCTCGTGAAGGTCGCCCACCACGGCTCCGCCGATCAGTACCCCGACCTCTACGCACGGCTCGCCGCCGACGTCGGCCTCGTGGGAGTCGGCGCCGACAACGGCTACGGGCACCCGACGTCGAAAGCACTCGGGATGCTCGCGGCGGCCGGCACGACGGCGATCCGCAGCGATCTCGACGGCACGGCGCTGCTGACCCGCGACGAGGGCGTATGGCGGCTGTGGACCGAACGCGGCGACGCGTCCGGCGTCGCTGCGGGAGGAGAAGCGTCCCTCGGGTCCGCGTCGGCGGCCGCCCGTAGACTTGACGCCGGCGGCGGACGAACGGAGACAGGGTGGCGGCAGCACGCGGAGCGACGGCGGCGAAAGGCAAGGCGGCCATCCCGCAGCTCTCGTGGAACGAGGTGCGTCCAGCGCCCGTCGTGCTCGTGTCGGGCCCCGAAGACGTCCTCGCCGACCGTGCCGTGA
- the holA gene encoding DNA polymerase III subunit delta, with product MPQLSWNEVRPAPVVLVSGPEDVLADRAVTMLRDFLRSEDPALEVSDLEADGYRRGELLTLASPSLFGEPRFIRVTAVEKASDDFLLDALDYLESTAEQTTVVLRHRGGMRGKKLLDAIRAGGGDAIEIVCAELKNDSAKQDFAATEFRAAGRRIAPSALRALVGAFSDDLGELAAACRQLIADAPGDIDEPTVAKYYGGRVETTAFVVADQAIAGRRGDALVALRQALESGADPVPIVGAFAMKIRSMAKVFGTRGSSGQLAGQLGLAPWQIDRARRDLVGWDDEGLARVVEALAATDAAVKGAERDPVFALERLVALIADRGRAR from the coding sequence ATCCCGCAGCTCTCGTGGAACGAGGTGCGTCCAGCGCCCGTCGTGCTCGTGTCGGGCCCCGAAGACGTCCTCGCCGACCGTGCCGTGACGATGCTGCGCGACTTCCTGCGCTCCGAAGACCCCGCACTCGAGGTGAGCGATCTCGAAGCCGACGGCTACCGTCGGGGCGAACTGCTCACGCTCGCGAGTCCCTCGCTGTTCGGCGAACCCCGATTCATCCGCGTGACCGCCGTCGAGAAGGCGAGCGACGACTTCCTTCTCGACGCCCTCGACTACCTCGAGTCGACCGCCGAGCAGACGACCGTCGTGCTTCGCCACCGCGGCGGCATGCGCGGCAAGAAGCTCCTCGACGCGATCCGCGCGGGCGGCGGCGACGCCATCGAGATCGTGTGCGCCGAACTCAAGAACGACAGCGCCAAGCAAGACTTCGCGGCGACCGAGTTCCGAGCGGCAGGCCGCCGAATCGCCCCCTCCGCGCTCCGCGCACTCGTCGGCGCGTTCTCCGACGACCTGGGTGAACTCGCCGCCGCCTGCCGACAGCTCATCGCCGACGCTCCCGGCGACATCGACGAGCCGACCGTCGCGAAGTACTACGGCGGCCGCGTCGAGACGACGGCGTTCGTCGTCGCCGACCAGGCGATCGCGGGCCGTCGCGGCGACGCGCTCGTCGCGCTCCGACAGGCGCTCGAGTCGGGCGCCGACCCCGTGCCGATCGTCGGTGCGTTCGCGATGAAGATCCGCAGCATGGCGAAGGTCTTCGGCACCCGCGGCTCGTCGGGCCAACTCGCCGGTCAACTCGGGCTCGCGCCGTGGCAGATCGATCGAGCCCGACGCGACCTCGTCGGCTGGGACGACGAGGGGCTCGCGCGCGTCGTCGAGGCGCTCGCGGCGACCGACGCCGCGGTGAAGGGCGCGGAGCGCGACCCCGTGTTCGCGCTCGAACGGCTCGTCGCCCTCATCGCCGATCGCGGTCGGGCGCGCTGA
- a CDS encoding ComEA family DNA-binding protein — protein sequence MPADAPDPLASLDPSAKRAPARVRIAVGAAIVCFVVAVAVSAVLSASVAGDRGAIGGAAPLADGGGAADAPQGRAAEVGVALSNPVLVHVLGAVAEPGLVELGEGARVVDAVAAAGGFSADADPAGVNLARPVADGEQLVVPRVGELPPPQAAGAAGRGGGAGAADGLVHLNTADVAALDTLPRIGPALAQRILDWREANGGFTSVDQLREVAGIGDATFAGLVDLVAL from the coding sequence ATGCCCGCCGACGCTCCCGACCCGCTCGCTTCGCTCGATCCGTCCGCGAAGCGCGCGCCTGCGCGGGTGCGGATCGCGGTCGGAGCGGCGATCGTCTGCTTCGTCGTCGCGGTGGCCGTGTCGGCGGTGCTGTCGGCGTCGGTCGCGGGCGATCGCGGGGCGATCGGCGGAGCGGCGCCGCTCGCCGACGGGGGCGGCGCCGCGGACGCCCCGCAAGGTCGAGCCGCCGAGGTGGGGGTCGCGCTCTCGAACCCCGTCCTCGTGCACGTGCTCGGAGCCGTTGCGGAGCCCGGACTCGTCGAGCTCGGCGAGGGTGCACGCGTCGTCGACGCGGTCGCCGCGGCGGGAGGGTTCTCGGCCGACGCCGACCCGGCCGGCGTGAACCTCGCACGGCCCGTCGCCGACGGCGAGCAACTCGTCGTGCCTCGCGTCGGCGAGCTGCCGCCGCCGCAGGCCGCGGGTGCGGCGGGCAGGGGTGGTGGCGCGGGTGCGGCGGACGGACTCGTGCACCTCAACACGGCCGACGTCGCGGCGCTCGACACGCTCCCGCGCATCGGGCCCGCGTTGGCGCAGCGCATCCTCGACTGGCGGGAGGCGAACGGCGGATTCACGAGCGTCGACCAGCTCCGCGAGGTCGCGGGCATCGGCGACGCGACCTTCGCGGGCCTTGTCGATCTGGTGGCGCTGTGA